The Impatiens glandulifera chromosome 3, dImpGla2.1, whole genome shotgun sequence genome contains a region encoding:
- the LOC124931152 gene encoding elongation factor 1-beta-like: protein MAVTFSDLHAESGLKSLNVHLAGKSYITGEKLTKDDVKVYAAVVEKPNGDLFPNVSQWYNSVDALLAASFPGKAAGVRVGGQGSIAEAASVIEEKKDAPAADDDDDDDDIDLFGDETEEEKKAAEARESAKASSTKKKESGKSSILMDVKPWDDETDMKKLEEAVRSVELPGLLWGASKLVPVGYGIKKLQILLTVVDDLVSVDSMIEERLTVEPINEYVQSCDIVAFNKI from the exons ATGGCTGTTACCTTCTCAGATCTGCACGCCGAATCTGGTCTTAAGTCTCTAAATGTGCATCTCGCCGGAAAATCTTATATCACAGG TGAGAAACTGACCAAGGATGATGTTAAGGTTTATGCTGCTGTGGTTGAGAAACCTAATGGCGATCTTTTCCCTAACGTCAGTCAGTGGTATAACAGTGTTGACGCCTTACTCGCCGCTAG CTTTCCTGGTAAAGCTGCTGGAGTAAGAGTGGGAGGGCAAGGTTCCATTGCTGAAGCTGCTTCAGTCATTGAAGAAAAGAAGGATGCCCCTGCtgcagatgatgatgatgatgatgatgacatTGATTTATTTGGTGATGAGACTGAGGAGGAAAAGAAGGCTGCAGAAGCAAGGGAGAGTGCTAAAGCATCATCTACTAAGAAGAAAGAAA gTGGGAAATCATCTATTCTTATGGATGTGAAACCATGGGATGATGAAACCGACATGAAGAAGCTTGAAGAGGCTGTGAGGAGCGTGGAATTGCCCGGTCTTCTTTGGGGAGCTT CTAAATTGGTTCCGGTTGGTTATGGTATAAAGAAGTTGCAGATATTGCTTACGGTTGTGGACGACTTAGTGTCGGTAGATTCGATGATTGAAGAGCGTCTGACCGTAGAACCAATCAATGAGTATGTTCAGAGCTGCGACATTGTTGCCTTCAACAAAATCTAA
- the LOC124931085 gene encoding uncharacterized protein LOC124931085, with amino-acid sequence MSPTRSKSKKAGKELQKSNSKTSGIANVVNEHANGYSPLLGKFDTLDNRALASNANSNGRFHDLDETDDQTVNVVVTGQEYDSVSNNDSWSGESEDTNKEKAAHPAAHQDLIPGADNDKREKIRQKNEKKHQRQKEKRAQELHERCSGFLMSRKLDALSQQLVAMGFSSEKATMSLILNEGKIEESVAWLLEAVEESDNKHVQNNPDRSNLKIDISEELARIATMGGKYNCSKQEVERAVVACEGDLDKAAETLKVQKRDSPQPTTTVVPPPNQTTAQQRQPSLSNDTQPRREEKDFNYTKSTDLGNKTFVQPKSERVIMKSTTTPTVLKSETELNNIKLGSIKEPVVVMQRPPQASNLKQVLNPNINYSSNWLQNETKMNARSLNHGDQGYNQMYNHHLQYQQQHQSLMSADPRNGGSWNRISTSPLLAAASSLGLFCRSSSKASSGSSPPVDWNACGSMFDLDYNNIDWSLDQNSTRSKFSGGGVGGVGGMWQSHNGNNNNNSSSGYDLYEQPAPGLGSRFATRPGLGRGNIVVGAEMGSAGGSREWSSPFEEMDLFSIPRQFVSSSPCKR; translated from the coding sequence ATGTCTCCAACAAGGTCTAAGTCAAAGAAGGCTGGCAAGGAGTTGCAAAAGAGTAATTCCAAAACTTCTGGAATTGCGAATGTTGTAAATGAACATGCTAATGGATACAGTCCTCTTTTAGGGAAGTTTGATACCCTTGATAATAGAGCATTAGCTTCGAATGCCAATTCAAATGGTCGATTTCATGACCTTGATGAAACAGATGATCAAACTGTGAATGTGGTCGTAACTGGCCAGGAGTACGATTCGGTTTCAAATAATGACAGTTGGTCTGGTGAATCTGAAGATACTAATAAAGAGAAAGCAGCCCATCCAGCTGCCCATCAAGACTTGATACCAGGTGCTGATAATGACAAGAGGGAAAAGATTCGTCAAAAGAACGAAAAGAAACATCAACGTCAAAAAGAGAAACGAGCACAGGAGCTGCACGAGCGTTGCAGTGGCTTCCTCATGTCCAGAAAGCTGGATGCTCTATCGCAACAGCTAGTTGCGATGGGGTTTTCCTCAGAGAAGGCAACAATGTCTctaattttgaatgaaggtaAAATAGAAGAATCAGTAGCATGGCTGTTGGAAGCTGTTGAAGAATCAGATAATAAGCACGTTCAGAATAACCCCGATCGTAGTAACTTGAAGATCGACATATCGGAAGAGCTAGCTCGAATCGCCACTATGGGTGGCAAGTATAACTGCTCAAAGCAAGAAGTTGAAAGAGCAGTTGTCGCCTGTGAAGGTGATCTCGATAAAGCTGCTGAAACGTTGAAAGTACAAAAACGAGACTCGCCTCAACCTACCACAACCGTTGTTCCTCCGCCAAATCAGACAACAGCTCAACAGAGGCAACCTAGTTTATCAAACGACACACAACCCAGAAGAGAGGAAAAAGATTTCAACTATACCAAATCTACTGATTTAGGAAACAAAACTTTTGTCCAGCCCAAATCAGAAAGAGTGATCATGAAATCCACGACGACTCCAACCGTTTTGAAATCTGAAACGGAACTGAACAACATTAAGCTTGGATCGATAAAAGAACCTGTTGTGGTTATGCAACGTCCCCCTCAAGCAAGCAATTTGAAGCAGGTTTTAAATCCCAATATAAACTATTCTTCCAACTGGCTCCAAAACGAGACGAAGATGAATGCAAGAAGCCTGAATCATGGCGATCAAGGGTATAATCAGATGTATAACCATCATCTCCAATATCAACAACAGCATCAGTCATTAATGTCGGCTGATCCACGAAACGGTGGCTCGTGGAATCGGATCAGTACATCTCCATTGCTGGCAGCTGCTTCATCTCTCGGTCTTTTTTGTAGATCGAGCTCAAAAGCTTCTTCCGGATCTTCTCCTCCAGTTGACTGGAATGCTTGCGGTTCAATGTTCGATcttgattataataatatagacTGGAGTTTGGATCAGAACTCGACTAGGTCAAAGTTTTCGGGTGGTGGTGTTGGCGGCGTTGGTGGGATGTGGCAGAGTCATAatggtaataataataacaattctTCTTCTGGGTATGATTTGTATGAGCAACCTGCGCCAGGGTTGGGCAGTCGGTTTGCGACGAGGCCAGGTTTGGGTCGTGGAAATATTGTTGTTGGTGCAGAAATGGGATCGGCTGGGGGTTCGCGAGAGTGGTCATCTCCTTTCGAGGAGATGGATCTCTTTAGTATACCCAGACAGTTTGTTTCTTCTTCACCTTGTAAAAGGTAA
- the LOC124930980 gene encoding transcription factor TGA2.2-like has product MADMTDSSTDGDTDEKNMRFQSDQSLAELGDRPRDQKSLRRLAQNREAARKSRLRKKAYVQQLESSRIKLTQLEQELQRARQQGIFISSTGDQSQSISSNGALAFDVEYARWLDEQNKRISELRGAVNSHAGDAELRIIIDGILAHYEEIFRIKNDAAKTDVFHILSGMWITPAERCFLWLGGFRSSELLKLLINQLDPLSEHQLLGITNLQQSSQQAEDALSQGMDALQQSLADTLAGSLNTSTSSGNVANYMGQMAMAMGKLGTLEGFIHQADNLRQHTFQQLHRILTTRQSARALLAINDYNSRLRALSSLWLARPRE; this is encoded by the exons ATGGCTGATATGACTGATTCATCTACTGATGGTGATACAGATGAGAAGAATATGAGG TTTCAAAGTGATCAATCTCTAGCTGAGCTTGGTGATAGACCGAGGGATCAGAAG TCACTTCGTAGGCTAGCACAAAATCGCGAAGCTGCCAGAAAGAGTCGATTGAGGAAGAag GCTTATGTTCAACAACTAGAGAGTAGCAGAATAAAGCTGACCCAACTTGAGCAGGAGCTGCAACGAGCGAGACAGCAG GGCATATTTATATCCAGTACGGGAGATCAATCTCAGTCAATCAGCAGCAATG GAGCCCTGGCATTTGATGTAGAATATGCACGTTGGCTAGACGAGCAAAATAAAAGAATTAGTGAGCTAAGGGGAGCTGTCAACTCCCATGCGGGTGATGCTGAATTGCGCATAATTATAGATGGGATTTTGGCTCACTATGAAGAGATTTTCAGAAtaaaaaatgatgcagccaagaCTGACGTCTTTCATATCTTGTCGGGCATGTGGATAACACCTGCAGAGAGGTGCTTTTTATGGCTCGGTGGATTCCGATCTTCTGAACTCCTAAAG CTGCTGATAAATCAATTGGATCCATTATCTGAGCATCAGCTGTTGGGAATTACTAACTTACAGCAATCATCTCAACAAGCTGAAGATGCTTTGTCTCAAGGAATGGATGCATTGCAGCAATCATTGGCCGACACTTTGGCTGGTTCTCTTAATACTTCTACTTCATCGGGAAATGTCGCAAACTATATGGGACAGATGGCTATGGCTATGGGAAAGCTCGGAACTCTAGAAGGCTTCATTCACCAG gCGGACAATCTACGACAACACACATTCCAGCAATTGCATCGAATATTAACAACCCGCCAATCAGCACGCGCCCTTCTAGCAATAAATGATTATAATTCTCGGCTTCGAGCTTTAAGTTCCCTTTGGCTTGCTCGACCCCGTGAATAA
- the LOC124930793 gene encoding calcium homeostasis endoplasmic reticulum protein — MDRQAHEYAAAMAFAQQQQQQQQQQQQQQQQFGFHPQQQFPPSVHGPPFLPPQHQQYPFPRHMQPHQLHPHPPPPHHLMHLQPQQPQQQQHPMAGFPPHVPPHLVPSTFQAPYDSAPPPSDPELQKRIDKLVEYAVKVGPEFEIMIREKEQDNPAYNFLFGGEGHNYYRYKLWLSTQPTMMHPPNHMMNAPPLHQPPFQPFYDKQLHHQHPQAFIGHVRPDFDHGSRPFKGLAGPLPSDVAVELNSVLGSLTGTKESIKSAKAWFMQRSPFAPALAEALRDRVFSVDDSERQLHIVFLANDILFDSLTSRRSNPHDLDNEALAFKPVLGSMLARIYHNPQNKEENQSRLQKILQFWASKEVFDQETIRAFENEMMIGGPIINSVLGMPMPMELPSSSLNNPAAGSRSQWHDRQQIPVLPIIADKEHLDPIPMLTSPIPIPGSVQPPSVPSSEKLPPYPLFPPGLIPGMVRKMQIGSGVPYSPMSPLDIPTVIPPSEVPQSEILERVSKFFKEIGEVNPSEGPMKSSDENEDEHERNSTPVRKGGACIPPPANLVRAVDPETGTYADGSVERKPGSSSSGRLGLGATADPNEVSQYDDVYSSYRKQRSSNYHTSMSARATPTSIPSSTTK, encoded by the exons ATGGATCGACAAGCTCACGAGTACGCTGCTGCTATGGCCTTTgctcaacaacaacaacagcaaCAGCAGCAGCAACAACAACAGCAACAACAATTTGGTTTTCATCCCCAACAACAGTTCCCTCCATCAGTTCACGGTCCTCCATTCCTTCCCCCACAACATCAACAATATCCTTTTCCCCGTCATATGCAGCCACATCAACTTCATCCTCATCCCCCACCGCCTCATCACCTTATGCATCTTCAGCCACAACaaccacaacaacaacaacatccCATGGCTGGATTTCCTCCTCACGTACCCCCACACCTTGTTCCTTCAACTTTCCAGGCTCCATATGACTCTGCTCCGCCTCCATCTGATCCAGAACTTCAAAAGCGTATAGACAAGCTTGTTGAATACGCTGTTAAAGTTGGTCCCGAGTTTGAGATCATGATTCGTGAAAAGGAACAAGATAATCCTGCTTATAATTTCCTTTTCGGTGGGGAAGGGCATAACTATTATCGTTACAAGCTTTGGCTTTCAACACAACCAACAATGATGCATCCTCCAAACCATATGATGAATGCACCGCCACTCCACCAACCTCCTTTTCAACCGTTCTATGATAAGCAGTTGCACCATCAGCACCCTCAGGCATTCATTGGTCATGTTCGACCAGATTTTGATCATGGTTCGAGGCCGTTCAAAGGTCTTGCCGGACCTCTTCCTTCGGATGTTGCAGTGGAGCTGAATAGTGTACTCGGAAGCCTCACTGGAACTAAGGAATCTATCAAAAGTGCCAAGGCTTGGTTTATGCAGAGGTCCCCATTTGCACCGGCTCTGGCTGAGGCGTTGAGGGATAGGGTTTTTTCTGTGGATGATTCCGAGAGACAATTGCATATTGTTTTCCTCGCCAATGACATTCTATTCGACAG CTTGACAAGTAGGCGCAGCAATCCGCATGACCTTGATAATGAGGCACTTGCATTTAAACCAGTCCTAGGTTCCATGCTAGCCAGGATCTATCATAACCCCCAAAACAAGGAGGAAAATCAGTCACGATTGCAGAAGATCTTACAATTTTGGGCATCCAAGGAAGTATTTGATCAAGAAACCATCCGGGCATTCGAGAATGAGATGATGATTGGTGGACCGATAATCAATTCGGTTCTTGGCATGCCAATGCCAATGGAGTTaccttcttcttcattaaaTAATCCGGCTGCAG GATCTAGAAGCCAGTGGCATGACAGACAACAAATTCCAGTCCTTCCCATTATCGCAGACAAAGAGCATCTTGATCCAATACCAATGTTAACTTCTCCAATTCCCATTCCCGGTTCTGTCCAACCGCCATCTGTTCCATCCTCCGAAAAATTACCACCTTACCCTTTATTCCCTCCAGGGCTAATTCCGGGTATGGTTAGAAAAATGCAAATCGGTAGCGGTGTGCCTTACTCTCCCATGAGCCCTTTAGATATCCCGACAGTTATCCCACCTTCTGAAGTCCCTCAGTCAGAAATACTCGAGAGAGTTTCCAAATTTTTCAAAGAGATAGGCGAAGTAAACCCTTCAGAAGGGCCAATGAAATCATCAGATGAGAATGAAGATGAGCATGAGAGAAATAGCACTCCGGTTAGAAAAGGAGGAGCGTGCATTCCTCCTCCGGCTAACCTTGTTAGGGCGGTGGATCCAGAAACGGGGACTTATGCTGATGGAAGTGTGGAAAGGAAGCCCGGTTCTAGTAGCTCGGGGCGGTTGGGACTTGGGGCGACTGCAGATCCTAACGAGGTTAGTCAATATGACGATGTTTATTCTTCTTATAGAAAACAAAGGAGTTCGAATTATCATACTTCTATGAGTGCTAGGGCTACTCCTACTAGTATTCCTAGTAGTACTACGAAGTAG
- the LOC124932420 gene encoding uncharacterized protein LOC124932420, whose amino-acid sequence MNPSSFMRIPSCNFHCPSFICFSKQSSSSSSSSLPAASASSVQTSESENEPPSDSPPPTPPPDNLPETTEIGEEEEEEEEREVEIAAFKSCIRSGNGAAGDDGGGGRRLVDRKKVQWMDNLGKELVDIREFEASDSDDNDEPGVCICVIA is encoded by the exons ATGAATCCAAGTTCTTTCATGAGAATTCCTTCTTGTAACTTCCATTGTCCTTCATTCATCTGTTTCTCCAagcaatcatcatcatcatcatcctcatcTCTACCAGCAGCATCCGCCAGTAGTGTTCAAACTTCAGAATCGGAAAATGAACCTCCATCAGATTCGCCGCCGCCGACTCCTCCTCCGGATAATCTGCCGGAAACAACGGAGAtcggtgaagaagaagaagaagaagaagagagagaggTTGAAATCGCTGCTTTCAAGAGCTGTATCAGATCGGGAAACGGCGCCGCCGGAGACGACGGTGGCGGCGGCCGGAGATTGGTTGATAGGAAGAAAGTGCAATGGATGGATAACCTAGGGAAAGAACTAGTTGATATCAGAGAATTTGAAGCCAG CGACTCGGATGACAATGACGAACCAGGTGTTTGCATATGTGTAATTGCTTGA
- the LOC124932298 gene encoding tubulin alpha-1 chain-like, with protein sequence MREIISIHIGQAGIQVANSCWELYCLEHGIQPDGTMPSNSEGLAHDAFSTFFSDTGAGKHVPRAIFVDLEPTVIDEVRTGAYRQLFHPEQLISGKEDAANNFARGHYTVGKEIVDLCLDRIRKLADNCTGLQGFLVFNAVGGGTGSGLGSLLLERLSVDYGKKSKLGFSIFPSPQVSTAVVEPYNSVLSTHSLLEHTDVAVILDNEAIYDICRRSLAIERPNYRNLNRLISQTISSLTTSLRFDGAINVDITEFQTNLVPYPRIHFMLSSYAPVISAEKAHHEQLSVPEITNSVFEPSSMMAKCDPRHGKYMACCLMYRGDVVPKDVNAAVASIKSKRTAIFVDWCPTGFKCGINYQAPSVVPGGDLGQVKRAVCMISNNTAVAEVFSRINHKFDLMYSKRAFVHWYVGEGMEEGEFSEAREDLAALEKDYEEVGAEAVEEVEDGDGY encoded by the exons AtgagagaaatcataagcattcATATTGGCCAAGCTGGTATTCAGGTCGCCAATTCATGTTGGGAGCTCTATTGTCTAGAACATGGAATCCAGCCTGATGGTACCATGCCCAG CAATTCTGAGGGACTTGCACACGACGCATTCAGTACATTCTTTAGTGATACGGGTGCAGGAAAACATGTACCAAGGGCTATATTTGTTGATCTAGAACCAACTGTGATTGATGAAGTTAGGACAGGGGCATACCGACAACTTTTTCATCCTGAACAACTGATTTCTGGAAAAGAGGATGCTGCTAACAATTTTGCAAGAGGGCATTATACAG TTGGGAAGGAGATTGTTGATCTATGTCTTGACAGGATTAGAAAGCTGGCTGATAATTGTACTGGTTTACAaggatttttggtttttaatgCTGTTGGTGGTGGTACTGGCTCTGGTTTGGGGTCTTTGTTGTTGGAACGACTATCTGTGGATtatggaaagaaatcaaaactCGGGTTTAGTATCTTCCCTTCTCCTCAG GTATCTACAGCAGTTGTGGAGCCATACAACAGCGTTCTATCAACACATTCTCTTCTCGAACATACAGATGTTGCAGTGATCCTTGATAACGAAGCCATATACGACATTTGCAGGAGGTCCTTAGCCATTGAGAGGCCAAACTACAGGAATCTAAACAGATTAATATCTCAAACCATATCTTCACTCACCACATCTTTAAGATTCGATGGAGCCATTAACGTAGACATCACAGAGTTTCAGACCAACCTCGTTCCTTATCCCCGCATCCATTTTATGCTCTCTTCATACGCACCCGTGATCTCAGCTGAAAAAGCACATCACGAACAGTTATCTGTTCCTGAAATCACCAATTCTGTTTTTGAACCATCTAGTATGATGGCAAAATGTGACCCAAGACATGGAAAGTATATGGCTTGCTGTTTAATGTATAGGGGGGATGTCGTGCCTAAAGATGTAAATGCTGCAGTTGCTTCAATCAAGAGCAAACGGACTGCAATCTTCGTGGACTG gtGTCCTACTGGATTTAAGTGCGGCATAAACTACCAAGCGCCTTCAGTTGTCCCGGGTGGGGATTTGGGACAGGTAAAAAGAGCGGTGTGCATGATCAGCAATAACACAGCAGTAGCTGAGGTTTTCTCGCGTATCAACCATAAATTTGACTTGATGTATTCCAAGAGGGCGTTTGTTCATTGGTACGTCGGTGAAGGTATGGAGGAAGGTGAATTTTCCGAGGCTCGTGAAGATCTAGCCGCCCTCGAAAAGGATTACGAGGAAGTTGGTGCTGAAGCAGTTGAGGAAGTGGAAGATGGCGATGGGTATTGA
- the LOC124931870 gene encoding dihydropyrimidine dehydrogenase (NADP(+)), chloroplastic — MASMSFSHVVRGGSAMELCIDRSKKMSLMRSGAVVRVKASETKVEPDLSVTVNGMKMPNPFVIGSGPPGTNYTVMKRAFDEGWGAVIAKTVSLEADKVINVTPRYAKLKAAGVNGSAKGQIIGWQNIELISDRPLEIMLKEFKQLKQEYPDRILIASIMEEYNKAAWEELIDRVEQTGIDGIEINFSCPHGMPERKMGAAVGQDCALLEEICGWANAKATVPVWAKMTPNITDISQPARIALKSGCEGVAAINTIMSVMGINLKTLRPEPCVEGYSTPGGYSAKAVHPIALAKVLSISKMMKEEFGDGDYSLSGIGGVETGGDAAEFILLGANSVQVCTGVMMHGYGLVKQLCSELKDFMNIHGFTSIEDFRGASLDYFTTHTDLVRRQQEAIKQRKAIRKGLQSDKDWTGDGFVKESESMVSN, encoded by the exons ATGGCGTCGATGAGCTTCAGTCACGTTGTAAGAGGCGGTTCCGCAATGGAACTGTGTATAGATCGGTCGAAGAAGATGAGTTTGATGCGGTCTGGTGCTGTTGTTAGAGTGAAAGCGTCCGAAACGAAGGTGGAGCCTGATTTGAGTGTTACTGTCAACGGTATGAAAATGCCGAATCCGTTTGTGATCGGATCAGGTCCTCCTGGGACTAATTATACAGTTATGAAGAGAGCGTTTGATGAAGGCTGGGGCGCTGTTATTGCTAAGACG GTGTCATTGGAAGCAGACAAAGTTATAAATGTAACACCGCGATATGCTAAGTTAAAAGCAGCAGGAGTAAATGGTTCTGCCAAGGGACAAATTATTGGATGGCAGAATATTGAACTCATAAGTGATCGACCACTTGAAATTATGTTGAAGGAATTCAAGCAATTAAAACAGGAGTATCCTGACAGGATTCTTATTGCTTCAATCATGGAGGAGTATAACAAAGCTGCATGGGAGGAGCTCATTGACCGGGTTGAGCAAACTGGAATT GATGGCATTGAGATCAATTTCTCATGTCCACATGGCATGCCAGAACGTAAAATGGGGGCTGCTGTTGGCCAAGACTGTGCCCTGTTGGAGGAAATATGTGGATGGGCTAATGCAAAAGCCACCGTTCCTGTTTGGGCGAAGATGACTCCAAACATCACTGACATTTCCCAG CCAGCTAGGATAGCATTGAAATCAGGATGTGAGGGGGTTGCTGCAATAAACACTATAATGTCTGTAATGGGCATAAACTTAAAAACTTTGCGTCCTGAACCTTGTGTGGAAGG ATATTCAACTCCTGGAGGCTATTCTGCAAAGGCAGTCCATCCCATAGCTCTGGCGAAAGTGCTAAGTATTTCCAAAATGATGAAGGAGGAATTTGGAGACGGCGATTATTCCCTTTCGGGTATTGGTGGTGTTGAAACTGGAGGTGATGCTGCTGAGTTTATTCTTCTTGGAGCAAATTCTGTTCAG GTTTGCACGGGTGTGATGATGCATGGATATGGTCTTGTGAAGCAGCTGTGCTCAGAACTGAAGGATTTTATGAACATTCACGGATTCACATCAATAGAAGATTTCAGAGG GGCCTCGCTGGATTATTTCACCACCCATACTGATTTGGTGAGAAGGCAACAGGAAGCGATTAAACAGCGAAAGGCGATCAGGAAAGGACTACAATCCGATAAAGATTGGACCGGAGATGGGTTTGTCAAAGAATCTGAAAGCATGGTCTCCAACTGA